The Takifugu rubripes chromosome 3, fTakRub1.2, whole genome shotgun sequence genome contains a region encoding:
- the nfe2 gene encoding transcription factor NF-E2 45 kDa subunit, which yields MCSTANYVLPLRRTCEILTAPGKLCGGAPMTANFPGARPHGTLHDCEMDVTWQELMAITELQFDAPAEGSFEAMQYQSMEAMAPMGGYGMPSSHSALPPAPSDNYNRCYHDEVPLGHRLGGNTEAMYSHAETQLSQRVLPAPSHPQLSVMAPGEQNTFPSTGQVQRGPSAHFSQGPSQHMLWSVHEQALHARSADDLESDSGLSLGSSPSLASPDYPGGSGAPCYQSAEMGPTYSDGEADMTERVQTARIHYSMEYQSQCHTYVQSAGHPSNFATQPVVAHAQTHWSTKEPDQTAAVNSLYVDPGVSSRGSPHPSSFPKPQASVSTPLSRDERRAKALKIPFPMDQIINLPVDDFNELLTQYTLTDSQLALVRDIRRRGKNKVAAQNCRKRKLESIIHLETELNQLQTQRELLSKQRFEFTRSLAFIKHRLSDLYSQVFSRLRDEDGQPYSVEDYALQQTPDGKVYLVPHSMKTWGKLDTFAADLLPNCAN from the exons ATGTGTTCCACAGCCAACTATGTTCTCCCTCTGAGGAGAACCTGCGAG ATATTAACAGCTCCCGGGAAGCTGTGCGGAGGAGCGCCCATGACAGCTAATTTCCCTGGAGCCAGGCCACATGGAACCCTTCACGACTGCGAGATGGACGTGACTTGGCAGGAGCTGATGGCCATTACCGAGCTGCAG TTCGAtgctcctgctgaaggttccTTTGAGGCAATGCAGTACCAGAGTATGGAAGCCATGGCCCCTATGGGAGGGTATGGGATGCCCTCGTCCCATTCCGCGCTTCCTCCTGCCCCAAGCGACAATTACAACAGATGTTACCACGACGAAGTGCCTCTAGGTCACCGTTTGGGTGGCAACACGGAGGCAATGTACAGCCACGCAGAGACCCAGCTGAGCCAGAGAGTCCTCCCGGCGCCCTCTCACCCGCAGCTGTCGGTCATGGCCCCCGGGGAACAGAACACTTTTCCATCCACAGGTCAGGTGCAGAGAGGGCCCAGCGCTCACTTCTCTCAGGGTCCGAGTCAGCACATGCTGTGGAGCGTGCACGAGCAGGCGCTGCACGCTCGCTCAGCTGACGATTTGGAGTCGGATTCCGGACTGTCGCTGGGCTCCAGTCCATCTTTGGCCTCTCCGGATTACCCCGGAGGCAGCGGGGCCCCGTGTTACCAGAGTGCAGAGATGGGCCCAACTTATAGCGACGGCGAGGCTGACATGACTGAGCGTGTCCAAACCGCACGCATTCATTACTCCATGGAGTACCAGAGCCAGTGCCACACGTACGTACAGTCTGCTGGACACCCGTCTAATTTCGCCACACAACCAGTTGTAGCTCATGCACAGACTCACTGGTCCACCAAAGAACCAGACCAGACAGCTGCTGTCAACAGCCTGTATGTTGATCCTGgagtgtccagcagagggagtcCACACCCCAGCAGCTTCCCAAAACCACAAGCCAGCGTCTCCACTCCACTGAGCAGGGACGAGCGCAGAGCCAAGGCCCTGAAGATCCCGTTCCCCATGGACCAGATCATCAATCTGCCCGTAGACGACTTTAATGAGCTCCTGACGCAGTACACACTGACCGACTCTCAGCTGGCGCTGGTGAGGGACatcaggaggagagggaagaacaAGGTGGCGGCTCAGAACTGCAGGAAAAGAAAGCTCGAGAGCATCATTCACCTCGAAACCGAGCTGAACCAGCTTCAGACCCAAAGGGAGCTTCTGTCAAAGCAAAGGTTCGAGTTCACACGCAGCCTGGCTTTCATCAAACACCGGCTCTCGGACCTGTACTCTCAGGTGTTCTCTCGCCTGAGGGATGAGGATGGACAGCCATACTCGGTAGAGGACTACGCTCTACAGCAGACGCCAGACGGAAAAGTATATTTGGTGCCTCACAGTATGAAGACTTGGGGCAAACTTGATACCTTTGCAGCAGACCTGCTGCCCAACTGTGCCAACTGA
- the copz1 gene encoding coatomer subunit zeta-1 — MDSPILEPSLYTVKAVLILDNDGDRLYAKYYDDTYPTVKEQKAFEKNIFNKTHRTDSEIALLEGLTVVYKSNIDLFFYVIGSSHENELMLMAVLNCLFDSLSQMLRKNVERRALLENMEGLFLAVDEIVDGGVILESDPQQVVHRVALRGDDVPLTEQTVTQVLQSAKEQIKWSLLR; from the exons ATGGATTCTCCCATTCTG GAACCGTCATTGTACACAGTGAAGGCTGTATTAATACTGGACAACGATGGAGACAGGCTTTATGCCAAG tATTATGATGATACTTACCCAACAGTGAAGGAGCAGAAGGCATTTGAGAAGAACATTTTCAACAAAACACACCGAACAGATA GTGAGATCGCTTTGCTCGAGGGCCTCACTGTTGTCTACAAGAGCAACATAGACCTTTTCTTTTATGTCATAGGAAGTTCCCATGAAAATGAG CTCATGCTCATGGCTGTTCTAAATTGCCTTTTTGATTCACTCAGTCAGATGCTGAG AAAAAACGTGGAGCGGAGAGCTTTGTTGGAGAATATGGAGGGTCTCTTTCTAGCAGTGGATGAAATTGTTGATGGAGG GGTGATTCTGGAGAGTGACCCCCAGCAAGTGGTGCACCGTGTGGCCCTCAGA GGGGACGATGTGCCTTTGACAGAGCAGACAGTCACCCAG gttcttcagtctgcCAAAGAACAGATCAAGTGGTCGCTCCTACGATAG
- the znf740b gene encoding zinc finger protein 740b isoform X2: MTHHSNNSVRDHMKWAGLLGCETVLSSMALMQANNIPGQKRMTSPLGQGHRASPESHQANTHHSHNHHGHQVHHGQAHHSHVGHPSTGSCPPLLIRKDGDYHSSRMMDGKDIQANQNMQPKKKHKKSGSSIKVKEKVEHLLSAIDMDDDSALKVQKNFICDHCYGAFRSSYHLKRHILTHTGEKPFACDACDMRFIQRYHLDRHKRVHSGEKPYQCDRCHQNFSRTDRLLRHRRLCTVGVTKEESQFSQETSAHPASWSPLQPSNNRLTV; encoded by the exons ATGACACACCATTCCAACAACTCTGTTCGAGACCATATGAAATGG GCTGGGTTGCTGGGCTGCGAGACGGTGTTGTCTAGCATGGCCCTCATGCAAGCGAACAATATCCCAGGCCAAAAGAGAATGACGTCACCCTTGGGTCAGGGGCACAGGGCCAGTCCTGAGAGCCACCAAGCCAACACACATCATAGCCACAACCACCACGGACACCAGGTCCACCATGGACAGGCCCACCACAGCCACGTGGGGCATCCATCCACTGGGAGCTGCCCTCCGCTG CTCATCAGAAAAGATGGCGATTATCACTCAtcgaggatgatggatggaaaagaCATCCAGGCAAATCAGAATATGCAGCCCAAGAAGAAGCACAAAAAATCAGGGTCATCCATCAAAGtaaaggagaaggtggag CATTTACTTTCAGCCATCGACATGGACGACGACAGCGCCCTGAAAGTCCAGAAGAACTTCATCTGTGACCACTGCTACGGAGCGTTCCGAAGCAGCTACCATCTCAAACGACACATACTCACGCACACAG GAGAGAAGCCGTTTGCCTGTGATGCGTGCGACATGCGGTTCATCCAGCGCTACCACCTGGACAGACACAAGAGAGTGCACAGCGGAGAGAAGCCATACCAGTGCGATCGCTGTCACCAG AACTTTTCACGGACTGACCGGCTGCTGCGGCACCGGCGCCTGTGTACAGTTGGCGTGACTAAAGAGGAAAGCCAGTTCTCACAGGAAACATCTGCCCACCCAGCTTCCTGGAGCCCTTTACAGCCTTCCAACAACCGCCTGACAGTGTGA
- the znf740b gene encoding zinc finger protein 740b isoform X3, which yields MALMQANNIPGQKRMTSPLGQGHRASPESHQANTHHSHNHHGHQVHHGQAHHSHVGHPSTGSCPPLLIRKDGDYHSSRMMDGKDIQANQNMQPKKKHKKSGSSIKVKEKVEVGAMFRLQCSCSVVSSSSNESCCQHLLSAIDMDDDSALKVQKNFICDHCYGAFRSSYHLKRHILTHTGEKPFACDACDMRFIQRYHLDRHKRVHSGEKPYQCDRCHQNFSRTDRLLRHRRLCTVGVTKEESQFSQETSAHPASWSPLQPSNNRLTV from the exons ATGGCCCTCATGCAAGCGAACAATATCCCAGGCCAAAAGAGAATGACGTCACCCTTGGGTCAGGGGCACAGGGCCAGTCCTGAGAGCCACCAAGCCAACACACATCATAGCCACAACCACCACGGACACCAGGTCCACCATGGACAGGCCCACCACAGCCACGTGGGGCATCCATCCACTGGGAGCTGCCCTCCGCTG CTCATCAGAAAAGATGGCGATTATCACTCAtcgaggatgatggatggaaaagaCATCCAGGCAAATCAGAATATGCAGCCCAAGAAGAAGCACAAAAAATCAGGGTCATCCATCAAAGtaaaggagaaggtggaggtaGGGGCAATGTTCCGCCTGCAGTGCTCCTGCTCAGTCGTCTCCTCCAGTTCTAACGAGTCTTGTTGTCAGCATTTACTTTCAGCCATCGACATGGACGACGACAGCGCCCTGAAAGTCCAGAAGAACTTCATCTGTGACCACTGCTACGGAGCGTTCCGAAGCAGCTACCATCTCAAACGACACATACTCACGCACACAG GAGAGAAGCCGTTTGCCTGTGATGCGTGCGACATGCGGTTCATCCAGCGCTACCACCTGGACAGACACAAGAGAGTGCACAGCGGAGAGAAGCCATACCAGTGCGATCGCTGTCACCAG AACTTTTCACGGACTGACCGGCTGCTGCGGCACCGGCGCCTGTGTACAGTTGGCGTGACTAAAGAGGAAAGCCAGTTCTCACAGGAAACATCTGCCCACCCAGCTTCCTGGAGCCCTTTACAGCCTTCCAACAACCGCCTGACAGTGTGA
- the znf740b gene encoding zinc finger protein 740b isoform X1, whose amino-acid sequence MTHHSNNSVRDHMKWAGLLGCETVLSSMALMQANNIPGQKRMTSPLGQGHRASPESHQANTHHSHNHHGHQVHHGQAHHSHVGHPSTGSCPPLLIRKDGDYHSSRMMDGKDIQANQNMQPKKKHKKSGSSIKVKEKVEVGAMFRLQCSCSVVSSSSNESCCQHLLSAIDMDDDSALKVQKNFICDHCYGAFRSSYHLKRHILTHTGEKPFACDACDMRFIQRYHLDRHKRVHSGEKPYQCDRCHQNFSRTDRLLRHRRLCTVGVTKEESQFSQETSAHPASWSPLQPSNNRLTV is encoded by the exons ATGACACACCATTCCAACAACTCTGTTCGAGACCATATGAAATGG GCTGGGTTGCTGGGCTGCGAGACGGTGTTGTCTAGCATGGCCCTCATGCAAGCGAACAATATCCCAGGCCAAAAGAGAATGACGTCACCCTTGGGTCAGGGGCACAGGGCCAGTCCTGAGAGCCACCAAGCCAACACACATCATAGCCACAACCACCACGGACACCAGGTCCACCATGGACAGGCCCACCACAGCCACGTGGGGCATCCATCCACTGGGAGCTGCCCTCCGCTG CTCATCAGAAAAGATGGCGATTATCACTCAtcgaggatgatggatggaaaagaCATCCAGGCAAATCAGAATATGCAGCCCAAGAAGAAGCACAAAAAATCAGGGTCATCCATCAAAGtaaaggagaaggtggaggtaGGGGCAATGTTCCGCCTGCAGTGCTCCTGCTCAGTCGTCTCCTCCAGTTCTAACGAGTCTTGTTGTCAGCATTTACTTTCAGCCATCGACATGGACGACGACAGCGCCCTGAAAGTCCAGAAGAACTTCATCTGTGACCACTGCTACGGAGCGTTCCGAAGCAGCTACCATCTCAAACGACACATACTCACGCACACAG GAGAGAAGCCGTTTGCCTGTGATGCGTGCGACATGCGGTTCATCCAGCGCTACCACCTGGACAGACACAAGAGAGTGCACAGCGGAGAGAAGCCATACCAGTGCGATCGCTGTCACCAG AACTTTTCACGGACTGACCGGCTGCTGCGGCACCGGCGCCTGTGTACAGTTGGCGTGACTAAAGAGGAAAGCCAGTTCTCACAGGAAACATCTGCCCACCCAGCTTCCTGGAGCCCTTTACAGCCTTCCAACAACCGCCTGACAGTGTGA
- the csad gene encoding cysteine sulfinic acid decarboxylase isoform X1: MAEEPVSAVQLLRSQKVKLIEILSADADFVLQHADSRCLLSCRSYQQVKACHVPSEKTTELLDHIIQRGPEAAEGLIRLLKDEALQEAFPRLHFMKDQQVNTASSAHSSKVDALIFFSQPPDMADVVPSIGLVEDLAGPQHPEDSLVNHSEGQFFLNEAFKIIVDEVLNKGTDVQQKVCDWKEPEELAQLLDLELRAAGEPHHRLLERVRDVAKYSIKTSHPRFFNQQFAGVDYHSLAGRFLSEALNTNLYTYEAAPVFVLMENEVLRSLRLLIGWTEGDGIFCPGGSTSNMYAMNLARFQLFPEVKSQGLCGLPRLAIFTSSQSHYSVKKGAGFLGIGTDNVILVKVDDGGCMIPEDLDEKIALVKSQGTVPFIVSCTAGTTVQGAFDPLDRIADVCEKHKLWMHVDGAWGASVLFSKQHRHLLKGIERANSVAWNPHKLLLAGLQCSALLLRDCTGLLKRCHVANATYLFQQDKFYDLDLDIGNKSLQCSRKVDCLKLWLMWKAVGSSGLEERVNKAFFNARYFVQELKKRKGFYLLHEPEFLNICFWFIPPSLRGKEGNPDYQEKLAKVAPAIKERMMKKGSMMVGYQPLENKVNFFRMVVLSPLVSQEDMDFCLDEIERLGNDM; encoded by the exons ATGGCCGAAGAACCTGTGTCAGCTGTGCAGCTCCTCAGAAGCCAGAAGGTCAAACTTATTGAGATTCTCAGCGCAGACGCTGATTTTGTCCTGCAACATGCCGACTCGCGCTGCCTGCTGTCCTGTCGCAGCTACCAGCAGGTGAAGGCTTGTCACGTTCCCAGTGAGAAAACAACAGAGCTGCTGGATCACATCATTCAGAGGGGGCCTGAAGCGGCAGAGGGCCTGATCAGGCTACTGAAGGATGAGGCCCTGCAGGAAGCTTTCCCCAGGCTTCACTTTATGAAGGATCAGCAAGTCAACACAGCATCCTCAG CCCACTCAAGCAAAGTCGACGCACTGATTTTCTTTTCCCAACCTCCAGATATGGCAGACGTGGTTCCAT CAATTGGGCTGGTAGAGGACCTAGCCGGTCCCCAGCACCCTGAAGACTCCCTCGTTAATCACTCGGAGGGACAGTTCTTCCTCAACGAAGCCTTCAAAATTATTGTCGACGAGGTGCTCAACAAAGGCACCGACGTCCAGCAAAAG GTTTGTGATTGGAAAGAACCAGAGGAGCTGGCTCAGCTGCTGGACCTGGAGCTGAGAGCAGCGGGCGAGCCACATCACAGGCTCCTGGAGAGAGTCCGGGACGTGGCCAAGTACAGCATCAAAACAA GTCATCCGCGGTTTTTCAATCAGCAATTTGCTGGGGTGGACTACCATTCCCTGGCTGGGAGATTCCTCTCTGAGGCTCTCAACACAAACCT CTACACCTATGAGGCCGCTCCGGTGTTTGTGCTGATGGAAAACGAGGTGCTGAGAAGTTTGCGTCTGCTGATTGGTTGGACGGAGGGCGATGGCATTTTCTGCCCGGGGGGGTCCACCTCCAACATGTACGCCATGAATCTCGCACGCTTCCAGCTCTTCCCCGAGGTCAAAAGCCAGGGGCTGTGCGGGCTTCCTCGACTTGCCATCTTTACATCTTCGCAG AGCCATTATTCTGTGAAGAAAGGGGCGGGCTTTCTGGGCATCGGAACAGACAATGTCATCTTGGTGAAAGTGGACGATGG AGGCTGCATGATTCCAGAGGACCTGGATGAAAAGATAGCGCTGGTAAAATCTCAG GGCACGGTGCCTTTTATTGTCAGCTGCACAGCAGGAACCACAGTGCAGGGTGCCTTCGACCCTCTGGACCGTATAGCTGATGTCTGTGAGAAGCACAAGCTCTGGATGCATGTGGAC GGTGCCTGGGGAGCGAGTGTTCTCTTCTCCAAGCAACACAGACATCTGTTGAAAGGCATAGAAAG AGCAAATTCAGTTGCTTGGAACCCACAtaagctgctgctggctggtcTTCAGTGCTCTGCCCTGCTGTTGCGGGACTGCACG GGTTTGCTGAAGCGGTGCCACGTTGCCAATGCTACATACCTGTTCCAGCAAGACAAATTCTATGATCTCGATCTGGATATTGGGAACAAGTCGCTGCAGTGCAGCCGTAAGGTTGACTGTCTCAAACTGTGGCTCATGTGGAAAGCTGTTGGCTCTAGTGGCTTGGAAGAACGTGTGAATAAAGCATTTTTCAACGCAAG GTACTTTGTACAGgagctgaagaaaagaaaaggcttttATCTTCTGCATGAG CCAGAGTTTTTGAATATCTGCTTCTGGTTCATACCGCCCAGTCTGCggggaaaggaaggaaatcCAGATTACCAGGAAAAACTGGCCAAA GTGGCTCCAGCCATCAAAGAGCGCATGATGAAAAAAGGCAGCATGATGGTCGGATACCAACCTTTAGAAAACAAAGTCAACTTTTTCCGCATGGTTGTCCTGTCTCCACTGGTTTCCCAGGAAGACATGGATTTCTGTCTGGATGAAATTGAAAGGCTTGGTAATGACATGTGA
- the csad gene encoding cysteine sulfinic acid decarboxylase isoform X2: protein MADVVPSIGLVEDLAGPQHPEDSLVNHSEGQFFLNEAFKIIVDEVLNKGTDVQQKVCDWKEPEELAQLLDLELRAAGEPHHRLLERVRDVAKYSIKTSHPRFFNQQFAGVDYHSLAGRFLSEALNTNLYTYEAAPVFVLMENEVLRSLRLLIGWTEGDGIFCPGGSTSNMYAMNLARFQLFPEVKSQGLCGLPRLAIFTSSQSHYSVKKGAGFLGIGTDNVILVKVDDGGCMIPEDLDEKIALVKSQGTVPFIVSCTAGTTVQGAFDPLDRIADVCEKHKLWMHVDGAWGASVLFSKQHRHLLKGIERANSVAWNPHKLLLAGLQCSALLLRDCTGLLKRCHVANATYLFQQDKFYDLDLDIGNKSLQCSRKVDCLKLWLMWKAVGSSGLEERVNKAFFNARYFVQELKKRKGFYLLHEPEFLNICFWFIPPSLRGKEGNPDYQEKLAKVAPAIKERMMKKGSMMVGYQPLENKVNFFRMVVLSPLVSQEDMDFCLDEIERLGNDM from the exons ATGGCAGACGTGGTTCCAT CAATTGGGCTGGTAGAGGACCTAGCCGGTCCCCAGCACCCTGAAGACTCCCTCGTTAATCACTCGGAGGGACAGTTCTTCCTCAACGAAGCCTTCAAAATTATTGTCGACGAGGTGCTCAACAAAGGCACCGACGTCCAGCAAAAG GTTTGTGATTGGAAAGAACCAGAGGAGCTGGCTCAGCTGCTGGACCTGGAGCTGAGAGCAGCGGGCGAGCCACATCACAGGCTCCTGGAGAGAGTCCGGGACGTGGCCAAGTACAGCATCAAAACAA GTCATCCGCGGTTTTTCAATCAGCAATTTGCTGGGGTGGACTACCATTCCCTGGCTGGGAGATTCCTCTCTGAGGCTCTCAACACAAACCT CTACACCTATGAGGCCGCTCCGGTGTTTGTGCTGATGGAAAACGAGGTGCTGAGAAGTTTGCGTCTGCTGATTGGTTGGACGGAGGGCGATGGCATTTTCTGCCCGGGGGGGTCCACCTCCAACATGTACGCCATGAATCTCGCACGCTTCCAGCTCTTCCCCGAGGTCAAAAGCCAGGGGCTGTGCGGGCTTCCTCGACTTGCCATCTTTACATCTTCGCAG AGCCATTATTCTGTGAAGAAAGGGGCGGGCTTTCTGGGCATCGGAACAGACAATGTCATCTTGGTGAAAGTGGACGATGG AGGCTGCATGATTCCAGAGGACCTGGATGAAAAGATAGCGCTGGTAAAATCTCAG GGCACGGTGCCTTTTATTGTCAGCTGCACAGCAGGAACCACAGTGCAGGGTGCCTTCGACCCTCTGGACCGTATAGCTGATGTCTGTGAGAAGCACAAGCTCTGGATGCATGTGGAC GGTGCCTGGGGAGCGAGTGTTCTCTTCTCCAAGCAACACAGACATCTGTTGAAAGGCATAGAAAG AGCAAATTCAGTTGCTTGGAACCCACAtaagctgctgctggctggtcTTCAGTGCTCTGCCCTGCTGTTGCGGGACTGCACG GGTTTGCTGAAGCGGTGCCACGTTGCCAATGCTACATACCTGTTCCAGCAAGACAAATTCTATGATCTCGATCTGGATATTGGGAACAAGTCGCTGCAGTGCAGCCGTAAGGTTGACTGTCTCAAACTGTGGCTCATGTGGAAAGCTGTTGGCTCTAGTGGCTTGGAAGAACGTGTGAATAAAGCATTTTTCAACGCAAG GTACTTTGTACAGgagctgaagaaaagaaaaggcttttATCTTCTGCATGAG CCAGAGTTTTTGAATATCTGCTTCTGGTTCATACCGCCCAGTCTGCggggaaaggaaggaaatcCAGATTACCAGGAAAAACTGGCCAAA GTGGCTCCAGCCATCAAAGAGCGCATGATGAAAAAAGGCAGCATGATGGTCGGATACCAACCTTTAGAAAACAAAGTCAACTTTTTCCGCATGGTTGTCCTGTCTCCACTGGTTTCCCAGGAAGACATGGATTTCTGTCTGGATGAAATTGAAAGGCTTGGTAATGACATGTGA